The segment AGAATAATAtgggtttttttgtgtgtgtgagacataTCAAGAGCATCATTGCATAATTTACATTGTCATCCACTCAAATTAGTCATattatttagtttagttttttgcaattaaatattttaatagatTGATAGCCCTTTATATTTTCATCTAAATCAATTAAAGGTCTTCCTTCTTCAgctataatacaataaaatacagtCCCTGACTACATAATAACATCATTCATTCAAGTTAAACACCACAGCAGTTACTATATCTGGTGTTTTAGCAACTCATTGGTTTTGAGGGCATgataatgacagaatattaattttttggttgaactatccctttaaaatttgTGTATCTGAAGTTGTTAATTATATACAGCCACCTGATTGATGTTCACTGAGGATGTACATTTTATCCAGTAACTGAACTTTATTGAACGGATTTTTGAATTGTTCTCGATCTCTTTCAGCGGAGTGATGCTCAGAGGTTCTGGTATTAAATGGGATCTGAGGAAGAGTCAACCATACGACAAATACGACGAGGTGGAGTTTGACGTGGCCATTGGAAGTAATGGCGACTGCTATGACAGGTGACCACTCAtgtcaatgttttgttttagacTGGGTTTAAGAGTTTCAGGAAGCTCTGAATGACAGGAAATCTAAATGCGACCACAGGCTATAAATTGGTCTTATGCTTCGCTTGGCGTTTTCACCACATGAGCTGATCATATCACATGTGAAATGTGGCGATGAGTGCAgcataaaaaagataaaatgtgTTGTGAAAACTTGAGTTCATCCGACCAAATATGACATTTCACATTAAGAATTTATACcactaaatatcattatatcacacattgtttttttttattaccagGAAAAAGCATTGCCTTCAAATATAGAACGAGATGCCAATATTCCTATgcttttttaatattagattttattAGTGACAGTCATGAACTTTCAGATATCTGTGCCGAATGGAGGAAATGAGACAGTCTCTGCGTATCATGCATCAGTGTCTCAACAAAATGCCTGCTGGAGAGATTAAGGTAGATGACGCTAAAATAGCCCCACCCAAAAGATCTGAAATGAAGGTAAGATGTGTTTTCATATGTATCTTGTTCAAATGGCAAGAAAtgtgatttaaaggtgcagcATGCCATTTCTGCACCAATAATGTcaccaaatgacttttttctgaACACACTTCATTTTCCTTTGGTCAGTCATATAGTCTTGCCCCCTTGAGCCATTTTTCTTTGTTAAGATGCTCAATGTTTTGAAGCACCACAGTGTTAAACAACATTCAATGgcttaattttaattttctcttCATATTACATGGACCCGTTTCACACACTGTGATGCGTTTTCAGTTAATGACATTGCAAATCTAGTAAAGTTTTTcatatattcatttaaaaaaattaatacataataaatgcataaattaatacatacacaaaaaagggaGTGATGGCAAATTTGTCATTATTCcctcactctctctccctctctctctctctcctgtcgTCTCCTGTTCACTACTATagaagtttacccaaaaatgacgACTTCTGCTTCTGAAAACCAcataaatgtgaaaagggtccattatgatatgagaaaaaatgtatattatatatcataAGCATGTTCAAATGTTTTCATGTTTGTGTCCTATAATGTAAACTAGCGCCCCTCTCGTCCTgtgatgtgttttgttttcatgcAGATGTCAATGGAATCTCTCATTCATCACTTTAAGCTGTACACCGAGGGCTACCAAGTTCCTCCAGGAGCCACGTACACCGCTGTAGAGGCACCAAAGGTGAGTGTGACACGTATGAGTGGTATCGATTCAGAAGTCCCAATTCAATTTGATTTTCAAGGTCTCAATTCGATTTAGATTTTCAGATTtgattctcaatttatttattttgcccgacacaaaaaaataatgaatgaataaaatagttattgtttttgaCCCATGAATAGCCTGCCTATATTGTGATAAATAAGGTTATGACACCCAATACTTTAGATACAGTgaaatttaacattaaaattctTTCTCTACTGCTTACCATAACCGTAACAGAATATGTTTACCGAGATACTCGCAAAGGTGGAGATTTTTAGATaaatttgtgtgaatttgtccgttTCGATGCAAGGAGAGGTGAAAGAGAATTAATTTTCTTATTTGGACGCTGTCTGAGGCACGCAGCTCTGAGCTCTCCGGGGGGGTGTGACGCGCACACAAAACTTCTCACACCGCgcctgagttctctttcacttcAATGCTTATATTGGGAAAGCTTGAAAACGcgtgcaaatgataaactttaatGACCATGCAGCGCTGGCCAGATCGGGAAACTGACAGTTCCTTCAACTGTCTGGAACGTCTTTCACGCTGAAAGGCGCAGCTGCATCCGTTCAGCACTAAATGAATGACACCGGCCCGCTGTAACATTACGCAAGGTAAATAAGAGGATGATGTCTAGTGGAGAAGACTAGTAATAAGTTTAACGTCAATCAGATATTATGTTCAGTGTTTGCggaaataaatacagaaaaaatcgTTACATGGCTTTTGAAAATCGATATCGTATCgaccacattttaaaatacgATTAAGCgaaaaatcaaattttttttgcCCAGCCCTACGTATGAGCACGCCTTGACCTGCAGACCATCACTGTTCTCAAGAGAAATTTTTGCATTCGCCACGGGAGCGGTGTTCAGTGGTTTTTGGTCTTTTCATCCAACATGGTCAggtttctggcaaatttgtaaCAAAGCATGCACATGTGGGGAATGTGGGTTTTAAAGTTGTTGGGTCTGTGGTGCTGCGTAAAGGTACTTTTTTGTGGTGctgtttttattcagcaatgccGCAACACAGCACGACCAGTCTGATTCCCATCTCTTATGATCTGGTTATTTTCAGTCAATCAGATAAATACAATGCAACCAGTGTATTTTACTTTTGATATGTTGTACTTCTGCTGAAATCTGAACTGATCTCGTAATTTGGCAACCGACTGCCGATTAatccacgtttttttttttttttttttttaactttttaatataaGTATATGACTATTATACTGGACTTAAGAGGAATCAGATCCAGAATTGTTAtatattcccacaattccctttTTGCTACAGGGTGAGTTTGGTGTGTATCTGGTGTCTGACGGGTCAAGCAGGCCTTACCGCTGCAAGATCAAGGCACCTGGCTTTGCTCACTTGGTAATTAAATCAGTTTACTATTATGATTTTAGTTATTGTTAATGCactcaccaaaaaaaaaatacatattataatataatctttgtaaataataaaaagtacaTACACTGCAATTCAAAAGTGTGGGGTAAGAAAGATCTTTTatctttttgaaagaagtctcttatgctcaccaaggctgcatttatttgatcaaaaatacagtaaaaacaataatattgtgaaatattataatttaattgtttatatataaaaataaatatttatatttataatatattttaaaatgttatcttcattttttgtgcaaaactcaAGTCTTCAGAGTTTAAGAAATAttgattatcaatgttgaaaacagttgttctgcttaCATTTTGTAGAAGCCATGATTCACTTTTTCAGGATTGTCAGCATTTGTGTATGATTTTAATGCACTGTTGTTAAATAAAGGTATTGATTCCTTTTtcttcccaaaaaaaaaaaaaaaaaaagtcatagtCAAATTTAATACAGTCATAGTGTCCCCAAccttttgaatagtagtgtatgTAAAAAGGCTGCAAATACTGCAggtttgatctttttttttttcctttttttttttctgtttttcacagGCTGGTTTAGATAAAATGTCTAAAGGACACATGCTTGCAGATGTGGTGGCAATCATTGGTAAGAACTAGTTTTTCACTATTATAGTTCAACATCTCAGTTCTGtctgtttttttatataaacatacaaTTTGAGATTTGCTTGTCACATCAGTTTGTTTCACATTAGTTTGaagtaataaaattaaataaaaaggcCTCTGACACTTGATCACTTTAAATATGTATCCTGCATGTTCTGCGTGTCGCTTTGTGAATTAATGGCGTAGACGCGTGGTTTCATTTACCACACACACTAAAGCATGCGTGACGCTCACTTTGTTTTTCAACCTCTGCCGCCTCGCTTATATGAggacatgaatgcatgaacttcatctccagagccGCTTTGAGAGTCACTTCATGACATTTTACCATTTCATTTGAGAAATTAGAAGAAAAACTTATCATAAATCttaatatttacatatacatatacacgcAGAAACACACAGAAACTCAAAGGTCTTTACGGcaacccgtcaaaataaaagtttggtttaacTTGAAATTGTGacaaatatattactattgtacAGCAGAATGTAGCTATGTCTcgatgtaataataataaataaatattaaattaatactaATTAATTATTAGTGTTACTGTTACAATGAAAACATGGAACACAATTTtgtcttccatgttttaattttaacagtaaagctctgttgtgcagctttttgtttgacaaaaaaagtttaatttaatttgatcaaaagataaattaatgttttatgcctttatttgattgccagaaaaattaaaatacacaacACAGAATTTCTAATGAAAAAacatttcatagggccctaaaaatgttttattaattgttgtttttattaattcagttaattagagatgctttttgattattaaaatttaattaaaccattgaaatggaatccagaaaacttaaaacagaaaacacaaaatTTGGTAAAAGTAAAATGGAATTTtagaaaaggagaaaaaaaaaacatatttcatagggccctaaaaatcaaatttttgttaaaccttttattaaattgtataagtttcatgatttcaattaattacacatgctttttgattactaaaataaaatgaaccATTCAAATAGAGTCCAAAAaatttaaactgagaaaaaaaaacaaaaaacagaatccataaaaattaaaatggaatttgggggaaaaaaaataaaactgatttcaAAGGGCCCTAAGCACGAGTTCAACGAGAATgacacagagaaacaatatcattggaatcactttcagaatgatttttttttttttgcaattgatgaatgataaaaacattgacagccaataagaatccatcctgctttaaagagcttgagcatttaaagctgCAGACAATAAAACTTCAGAATAAACACAACGATATCAACcactggtgtggacgctaacaTAGTTATCATTATTGTTACCATTCTTGGTGTGATCAGAGTCTAGCCAAGTCTAGCTATATCACATTTCTCAAATAAACAGGCACAATGCTCCACAGTTTACACTCTGCttaccaatattttattcactgacATTTTCTGTTATTCTTCAAAGACTTCAGTGATCTATTGAGCTTCCACACTTTGATCTTCCTACTTATTTATGTGTACACAAAACCACTGACACTTACATATATGCTgcttatataattatataatgctTAGCGGATCATTAATGAACATTTATATAGTTAATGTCATGAAACTTTCAtccaattttaattttatatgcatttattgCTTGTTATTGGCATATTAGTTATAGCAAACTCATAAATGTTGGTCAGTGCAGTGATATTGCTGATTTTAAACATAATGTGTGCATTTCCAATGAATCTACAGTCTATCTGCAGCTAAGAACAGttttcattataaatgtatccactttATTTTGCAATGCAGAAGTAGGATATTTTCGGTGAAAATGCGACTTCCGATGTATTAGCCGCTTTAGGAGAataacaaagtgcagtaaacggtaaaactatttgcactacTAGCCAGTGTGTTTGTAATTAAGACAATACattcaaataatataatattgtaaaaaaaaagtaccaGTTTGCGATATCAAACGGCAAAACGAGCAGTTTGTACAGCTAAACGTAACTGGAAGAGAACTGACACTGGAAGCCAGACACATTGTTTACAAATGGGCGCACCAGCTCTTACATGAGAAAGAAGTTGGACTGAAGTAATTCAACAGAGGAAGTATAAGAGATATTGCAGTCAGTGGTTTCAGCCTGCCAGTTCCTGTAATAAAGTATTGAACTTTTAGCATTTTTCTTTTGCTTTGCAATGTGTTTCTGAAAAATAAACTGGGATAGGAGAACGTATAAAATGGCAATTTTTGCTACAATATCTTCAGTGTTTCATAACCATTAAGATGATGACCTGTAACAACCTGTTGTCTCTTCCCATAGGCACTCAGGACATCGTGTTTGGTGAAGTGGACCGTTGAGGACGCCGATGGCTGCTCCGAGTGTCTGATTATGATTCTGTCTTTGCAGTCCACTCTAGTGATGTTACGGCAGAAGTTTCTCTTATTTCTCTATGTAAATGCTTATGAAacctaataaatattttaaaacttgggagaaaaaaaacgcaatttctttttctttaaattCAGCAGGTGCCTTTTATCTAATGTGACTTGCAAACAAGGAAGTTCACATTACAAGTGCTGCAATGCAACGTTCTGGTCATAAACTATACGCATAATATATATGAAGTAACTCCAATTGAGCAGTTTTTAGAGCATCCATCCACAGGGTCAAATACTGATTCAGCATTTCCAAAGATCCGCAGTCTGAAGTAGAGCAGCTGACTTACGGGCCTTTTTCCTCTTCGTCACTCATGGGTGGGGGTGGTTTAAACTTCAAAACTGACATATTTTTACCACAACTTCCCTCTTGTCTGCCTCTGATGTGCTTTTCACATCTGTTCACTGAAAGTCGTCTTTGGAGGTGTGTGTCCAGTGAGGTTGTATTCGAGCAAAGCCCAAGTTTTGAAtttggatgatgatgatgaaggtggGGTTGCCATTCTCTCTTCTTTCTCTTTGGCTCAGCTTCGGCATTGCTGGTAAGTGTTAAATATCAACGCTTTTTCTCTCATACGATCGACGCAAATCGCAAGGAATTGGCTTGGTTGTGTTTTGCGTGCTCGTGACTATACGCTAACAACTTTCCTTTTTTAGGGAAGGCCTAAGGGGTATTCCAAAATTTGATGGTGTATAACAAACTAAAATCTGGTGTGAATATTggctttcatttttttcatatagTCAATTTGTCCATTAAACTTGTGAAGCTTAATACATTTTGATCACTGTGCTTCCTCGCGTCATTGTGGTTTTTTTTAAACCAGTTTTGTTCCTAATTTGTTcacacattatgaaataaaaccaCTAAGAATAGTGCGCTCTGATCATGTCTTAAATATGGAAGTATGCCGGAATTTCATACAAGGgttttcttctgtttttttttttggcagtgtGTTTAAGAAGCAAGTGAAGCTTAAAAGTGCATTTGTCACTCTTTCAATCCAGCATTtgagttaaaaaaagaaaaaaaaaagaagttgaGTGAAGTGAGAGCCTTGGTTGGTTAGTCAAGATCACTTTTCACATCTTTTGGTGTAGCCTTGCTTACATCAGAACACTGAAATGAAACTTTGATGCCAGGAAGTAGCCTCTTCTTATTTTGTAAACAAGGCTTGAGCCACACAAATATGACCCTATATTTCAATGCCAACTGCTAAGCCAAAGCTCTCAATAACAGAATAAATACACAgggtttttatttctttttttttttttttttcaaaaaatgcaTCAACTAGTACATGTGAAAACAGTGCTAGTGTTTAATTTTAGGTTCTGGCTATGTTACTTCTACTTGTCGCTGGTTAACTTCCCTTCTGCCTCTCTGCTACCCTGAACTAAACAAAGTTTTGAAGACTTGACCTTTGTAGTACTttctattattaatttattttcaatgcAATACTTTAATTCTCATGGATAAAACTGTGGTTGACAAGTGAAAAGTGGCATTCAGCTATGAGAGAAAAAATCATGCATCTTGATTAATTGTAAGCGTGTGGTCAGCGGATTCACTTTTTGTACATTTCCGCGAAATGAGAAGTAACGCTATTTTGTAGGATATGATACTATGACACACATCACACATGGCCTCCTATAGTTTTTTCAAAGACTTCAGCACTTTGTAAAGGCGTTAGTTTCTCGCAAATTCATGGCTTTTTGCTATGTTTTCTGTGTATATTATCAAAACTGTTAGAGCAGGTATAGATTTCTGATTTTAACTTGAATGTCACGATACACATAAATCAGTTTGTTGGTGTGTATTAGTGTCTGATCATTAGAATTCGTATTGCAAACACAAGTGGCGTCTTCCATATAAACAATAGAATAGCACTCCAATGCTTTCACACAATTCTAATGATGTGATGCGTCATCAGTACAGTTTTTGTAATTTACTAATGACCACAAAGTTAAAGAGAATTTAATAATGTATTCAAATACAGCAGAGAAACATTGTGAAACACTTtgtgtccttgttacatatgtagtaactatagtaataactatagatcatgcataattacatgtaactaaacctaaccctatagtaagtacatgtagttataCTTACtcatgtataattacactgtaacaaggacaccttaaaataaagcgTAACTGGGTTTTTATATGTAGCAATGACCTATAAAACTGACTCCCATACCATTTCATGTAATAACAAAAATCATATCACTGTTAATAATTGTCATAAAATACTTTAACTGAAGCGCAATGTATTtagttttttcttttccttatttccttatttttttttagatgcaGTGAGCTTAAAAGAGCCGCAGATATGCTACATCTTGGACGCAGTTCTGTTCGTCTATGGGATTGTTCTCACTGTCCTGTACTGCAGAATGAAGGTACTGTATGTGATTAAACTCTGTTTAACTTCTTTTTAACACTTCAAACTAGTCTAAAAGGTAATCGTTTTCATATAATCATGGCATCATCAAGTGTACGTGTGTGTTGTGTTCAATCCTTTAAGTACTAGATAAGACTGTCAAAGTTTatacatatagatagatagatgatctctctctctctctatctatatatctatttGCAGATGCGAAGTAAACAAGCCGGAAGACAGTCATATTCAGGGGTAAGACTATCCATCCTATCCATGCTTAATTAGTCACCATTATGTTCAATATATCTatacatttattcaaaaaataatatatatatcaataatatatatatattttttttttaaataaatgtatagatATATTGaaaagatatagatatagaaaaCATTTCTATGCTTGAATTAAACAATGTGCTGTAATGTAAATCGAACACAAATGGTTAGTACATTGTGAGACCAACAAATTACATTTATGCGGGTTAACTTTTAATATCCTTAAAATTAACCCTAGACTGACTTCAGgagcacaatttttttttctcagaaaacTCTCTTATGTTTCAATCTCTAAAATGATCTGCTTTTGCTTACTGTCCGTATCCTCCCCCTTCACACTTTTGCATCCTGTCATGATCATTGTGTGTGAGTGAAGTCCTTTCTAAAAATTGCTGCTTTTCAGCATGCAACCTTTCACACGATACAGGTCCTCTTGCCTGTACAGATCAATCATGCATCCTTTTTAGAAGGTTTTTTAGAGTTACACTATCAATGTATTACAACAGAAGAACGTTGTTCGAACTTAATTTGACCATACGGGActttcactgcaaaaaaaattagCCCTGTGTATACGTTTCATCTTTGTTACAGCCTTTCTAATGTTTTTATTCCTTCCGTTTGTTTACAGAAGAAAGATGCCGGCGAAGGGGTTTATGAGGTATTCTTGTTGTGTTGTGGTTGTTTAATACTCAGTGTAGCGGTAGAATTTACCTTTCTTGTGTGTGTCTATATTCTGCATATCAAATACTATATAGAAGTCATATTATTTGAAAAGCCTACTATTATACTGAACTATAACTACAGAGAGCAGCAAGCGTTACCCTAGTAAACAAAAAACCTATACCAAGATCTATTTAAAACTTCAAAtccattaacatatttattgaCAGATTATTTAAGACTTTTAAGAATTacaattaaactttatttggagtatttctttattgcacaatgcacattatgcctaaaaagtgttttaatatcACTACTAATAAGGATTGTATGATCTTTGTATAATatcagtctttaaatgcaagacATTTAAAGTGTAtctaaagtatacttgcaatagttccacttCAGCACCATCAAATATACTTCAGTATATATTTAGTTGGATCTCAGCACTACTTCCAAACAATTAAAgtgcattaagtacaaaatGAGTTGATCAAATTTAGCAGACTTTTAAAGTATAGCAGTTTAGTATaccaaaagtacaattgcagggtatttttatttagcacataAACATGTAAATTTGTAATATActtagcataaaataaatgtatttcaaatacattttagtatattttttttcactaaaaataaacaagctgaaaatgctgtattttaaactAGGCTGTTATTAAGCAAATGAAGGGGTGAGAAATGACTCAATCTCTACTTTAATCACACATCTGTTGGGTTGTTATCCGCCAAGTGTTaagtttcatttaattttagctAAAATGATATTTAGCGCCCCAATTATTCACGgccatataaacattcatcccGCCATCTATCTAGACAGCTTGCTAACAATTCTAAAAATGTTGGTCAAATTGAGGCTATTTTTGCTatgtataaaacatacaatacgCTTCAAATGACTTTTCATATATGTAACCTAAATTTGCAGTACTACTAATGAGAAGACAAGGCAATGTAGCTGttgtggaaaaaataaaacgaaTAAAGACTATTGGTCACAGCAGCAATCATTTTAAAGTTTGTTTATGGCTTGCCCAACTTGGGGAACTTGGGTATCAAAATGATCCCCGAACTTCCCAGTGGTAAATATCCAGTTTTGACCTAGGAAACTCGTATTTATGATAATTCCGATATCAAATAAAGGCAGTATTAAATCCATATGCAACACTTTTAAAgcataaagacatttaaatcCAGTCTTAGAGGCTGTTATATTGGGAATAATGATAGCAAGCAGGATTTTCATACCATTTAACTGATGCATATTGAATTTCTGAAGCCTGTGGTTGATCTGGTAAGCTTCTATTGAAATGGCGCTCACTCTCTGCCACATCCGTTTTGTCCCTCTCTCTCCTCCACACCGCAGGGTCTCAAGCCTCATGATCAGGACACGTACGAGACCATCAAAATGAAACAAGGAAAAGCATAAGACTCAAAGGTCAAGAATAAGACTCAAAGCAAAAGGAGGGAAAGAAGTTTCTGGACCTTGTACCATTGTCATCTTAAGCATGTTGCACCTGTAAATAAGCTTTCGATCACAAGAACAAAATGTCGTGTTTATAACTTTTGGTAATCACTAGCATAGATGTAATCAAATAATCAAACATCTActtgtttaataatttaaatagttacttgttttcatgtttaatgAATGTATTTTTCTGTTCGCCTTTAAACTACATGTTTAGCTTCTAACATGTATACCACACTGCGTGTCACTATTTTCAAGGCTAACTTCCTGCTCAAGCTTCTGTAGCAACATGCCACCAACCCCACAGAGTCCGAGTCATTTCCTGTTTTAAAGAATAAATGAGTGGTCTGACAAAAAGTGCATCTGTCTTTGACCACATGTGTGAGAGATGGAAACAGAG is part of the Chanodichthys erythropterus isolate Z2021 chromosome 11, ASM2448905v1, whole genome shotgun sequence genome and harbors:
- the fcer1g gene encoding high affinity immunoglobulin epsilon receptor subunit gamma, which codes for MMMMKVGLPFSLLSLWLSFGIADAVSLKEPQICYILDAVLFVYGIVLTVLYCRMKMRSKQAGRQSYSGKKDAGEGVYEGLKPHDQDTYETIKMKQGKA